One segment of Bacteroides caecimuris DNA contains the following:
- a CDS encoding anaerobic C4-dicarboxylate transporter family protein has protein sequence MILQLAFVLTAIIIGARLGGIGLGVMGGVGLAILTFVFGLQPTAPPIDVMLMIAAVISAASCMQAAGGLDYMVKLAEHLLRKNPSHVTLLSPLVTYLFTFVAGTGHVAYSVLPVIAEVATETKIRPERPLGIAVIASQQAITASPISAATVALLGLLTGFDITLFDILKITIPATIIGVLVGALFSMKVGKELVEDPEYQKRLKEGLFNNKKIEIKDVKNKRSAMVSVLIFILATAFIVLFGSFEGMRPSFLIDGEIVTLGMSSIIEIVMLSAAAIILLVTKADGIKATQGSVFPAGMQAVIAIFGIAWMGDTFLQGNMGQLTLSIEGIVQQMPWLFGVALFVMSILLYSQAATVRALMPLGIALGISPYMLIALFPAVNGYFFIPNYPTVVAAINFDRTGTTKIGKYVLNHSFMIPGLVSTIVAIALGLLFIQIF, from the coding sequence ATGATATTACAATTAGCATTTGTTCTGACAGCCATTATTATTGGCGCACGCCTGGGAGGTATCGGCCTCGGCGTGATGGGAGGAGTTGGGTTGGCTATACTCACGTTCGTTTTTGGTTTACAACCCACCGCACCTCCTATCGACGTTATGTTAATGATTGCCGCAGTGATTTCGGCTGCTTCCTGTATGCAGGCGGCAGGCGGACTGGACTATATGGTGAAACTGGCAGAACATTTGCTTCGTAAGAATCCTTCACACGTCACCTTGCTTAGTCCGCTGGTGACTTACTTGTTTACTTTCGTAGCCGGAACGGGACACGTTGCCTATTCTGTGTTGCCTGTCATCGCGGAGGTTGCTACCGAAACCAAAATCCGTCCGGAACGTCCGTTGGGTATTGCTGTCATTGCTTCCCAACAGGCCATTACAGCCAGTCCGATTTCCGCAGCCACCGTAGCGCTTCTCGGACTCTTGACCGGATTTGATATCACTCTGTTCGACATTCTCAAGATTACGATTCCCGCTACCATCATCGGGGTGTTGGTCGGTGCTTTATTCTCTATGAAAGTCGGTAAAGAACTGGTGGAAGACCCCGAATATCAGAAACGCCTGAAAGAAGGACTGTTCAACAATAAAAAGATAGAGATTAAAGATGTGAAGAACAAACGTTCCGCTATGGTTTCCGTCCTTATCTTTATATTGGCAACAGCGTTTATCGTACTCTTCGGCTCTTTCGAAGGGATGCGCCCCAGTTTCCTGATCGATGGTGAAATTGTCACGCTAGGTATGTCTTCCATCATCGAAATCGTGATGTTATCGGCTGCCGCCATCATCCTGTTAGTGACCAAAGCCGACGGAATCAAAGCAACGCAAGGTTCCGTATTTCCGGCAGGCATGCAGGCTGTGATTGCCATCTTCGGTATTGCCTGGATGGGAGATACCTTCCTTCAGGGAAATATGGGACAGCTGACTCTTTCTATTGAAGGGATCGTGCAACAAATGCCGTGGCTGTTTGGGGTCGCGCTGTTTGTGATGTCTATTTTGCTATACAGCCAGGCTGCCACTGTTCGTGCACTCATGCCTCTGGGCATTGCGTTGGGGATTTCTCCTTATATGCTGATCGCCCTATTCCCGGCAGTAAACGGATATTTCTTTATTCCGAATTATCCCACCGTAGTGGCCGCCATCAATTTCGACCGTACCGGGACAACAAAAATCGGGAAGTATGTGTTGAATCATTCGTTCATGATACCCGGTCTGGTATCGACAATTGTTGCCATTGCCTTGGGACTGCTCTTTATACAAATATTTTAA
- the ansB gene encoding L-asparaginase 2 produces the protein MKQFKSFGLVVVTLLFSVTMAFAAKPNIHILATGGTIAGTGSSATGTSYTAGQVAISALLDAVPEIKDIANVTGEQIVKIGSQDMNDQVWLTLAKKINELLKRADIDGIVITHGTDTMEETAYFLNLTVKSDKPVVLVGAMRPSTALSADGPLNLYNAVVTAAAKESKDKGVLVAMNGLILGAQSTVKMNTVDVQTFQAPNSGALGYVLNGKVFYNQVTLKKHTTQSVFDVTHLNALPKVGIVYSYSNIEADMVTPMLNNGYKGIIHAGVGNGNIHQNIFPVLTDARQKGILVVRSSRVPTGPTTLDAEVDDAKYQFVASQELNPQKSRVLLMLALTKTTDWKQIQQYFNEY, from the coding sequence ATGAAACAATTCAAAAGCTTTGGACTGGTAGTAGTCACACTACTATTTTCTGTAACAATGGCATTTGCCGCCAAACCGAACATTCATATCCTTGCCACCGGAGGAACGATTGCAGGCACAGGAAGTTCAGCTACCGGAACTAGCTACACAGCAGGACAAGTTGCCATCAGCGCACTGCTTGATGCCGTGCCCGAAATTAAGGATATCGCCAACGTGACCGGAGAACAGATTGTCAAAATCGGTTCACAGGACATGAACGACCAGGTTTGGCTGACGCTTGCCAAGAAAATAAATGAACTATTGAAACGCGCGGACATCGACGGTATCGTGATTACTCACGGAACCGATACGATGGAAGAAACTGCCTATTTCCTGAACCTGACCGTTAAAAGTGACAAACCGGTGGTACTGGTAGGTGCCATGCGTCCGTCTACTGCTCTAAGTGCCGACGGCCCGTTGAATCTCTACAACGCCGTAGTTACCGCCGCCGCAAAGGAATCCAAAGACAAAGGAGTACTGGTTGCCATGAACGGACTGATCCTGGGAGCACAGAGTACGGTTAAAATGAACACGGTCGACGTGCAAACTTTCCAAGCTCCCAACTCCGGCGCGCTGGGGTATGTGTTAAACGGAAAAGTATTCTATAATCAGGTGACGCTAAAAAAACATACCACCCAATCCGTTTTCGATGTTACTCATCTGAACGCACTGCCTAAAGTAGGTATCGTATACAGCTATTCCAACATCGAAGCAGATATGGTCACTCCGATGCTCAACAACGGCTATAAAGGCATTATCCATGCAGGAGTAGGAAATGGAAATATCCATCAGAATATCTTCCCGGTACTGACAGACGCTCGTCAGAAAGGAATCCTTGTGGTTCGTTCTTCCCGTGTCCCGACAGGTCCTACCACACTGGATGCAGAGGTAGACGACGCCAAATATCAATTTGTGGCTTCACAAGAACTGAATCCGCAGAAATCACGTGTTTTGTTAATGCTTGCACTAACCAAAACGACTGACTGGAAACAAATTCAGCAATATTTTAACGAATACTAA
- a CDS encoding DUF2795 domain-containing protein, translating into MYWTLELASKLEDAPWPATKDELIDYAMRSGAPLEVIENLQEMEDEGEIYESIEDIWPDYPSKEDFFFNEEEY; encoded by the coding sequence ATGTATTGGACATTGGAATTAGCATCAAAACTTGAAGATGCTCCCTGGCCGGCAACCAAGGATGAATTGATTGATTATGCCATGCGTTCGGGTGCTCCTCTTGAAGTTATTGAGAACCTCCAAGAGATGGAAGATGAGGGCGAAATCTATGAGAGTATCGAAGATATTTGGCCGGATTATCCTAGTAAGGAGGATTTCTTCTTTAATGAGGAAGAGTATTGA
- a CDS encoding cob(I)yrinic acid a,c-diamide adenosyltransferase gives MKKSLVYTKTGDKGTTSLVGGSRVPKTHIRLEAYGTVDELNSHLGWLHTYLQEESDRDFILSIQHKLFAIGSHLATDQEKTQLKPASIITPEHVESIEREIDKLDEQLPELCAFIIPGGSRGAAVCHVCRTICRRAERRILALSETCTISPEVLAFVNRLSDYLFVLSRKINFDEQNNEIFWDNSWK, from the coding sequence ATGAAAAAGAGCCTTGTATATACAAAGACCGGAGATAAAGGAACCACTAGTCTTGTTGGCGGAAGTCGCGTTCCAAAGACTCATATCCGCCTGGAAGCTTACGGAACGGTGGATGAACTAAATTCTCACCTGGGATGGCTGCATACTTATCTGCAGGAGGAATCCGACCGGGATTTTATCTTGAGTATTCAACATAAGTTATTCGCCATCGGTTCACATCTCGCCACCGACCAGGAGAAAACACAACTGAAACCCGCCAGTATCATTACCCCTGAACATGTGGAAAGTATCGAGCGGGAGATTGATAAGCTGGACGAGCAATTACCCGAACTTTGTGCTTTCATCATTCCCGGTGGAAGTCGTGGAGCAGCCGTTTGCCATGTTTGCCGTACGATTTGCCGGAGAGCCGAAAGACGTATTCTGGCTTTGTCCGAAACTTGTACAATTTCTCCCGAAGTATTAGCATTTGTCAACAGATTATCAGATTATTTGTTTGTATTATCCCGAAAAATTAATTTTGATGAACAAAATAATGAAATATTTTGGGATAATAGTTGGAAATGA
- a CDS encoding energy transducer TonB produces the protein MEAKKSKKAAIENQRGSWLLMGLVVALAFMFVSFEWTQHDVRVAALSPDDESIFVTELVPITFPEEKLEPPPPPETKIVDIIEIVKNDIEVTDDVSTVGEDMDATTNIVWIPPVVEAEEVEEDVIHEHVEIMPDFPGGMAALMKYLGTNIKYPTISQEMGSAGKVIVQFVVDKDGTITNPAVVRGVDAYLDKEAIRVISSMPKWNPGVQNGKKVRVKYTVPVVFRLQ, from the coding sequence ATGGAAGCCAAGAAATCAAAAAAGGCTGCAATTGAGAATCAACGAGGTTCTTGGTTGTTGATGGGTTTGGTTGTTGCGCTAGCCTTCATGTTCGTTTCGTTCGAATGGACACAACATGATGTCAGAGTTGCAGCATTATCACCAGATGATGAATCCATCTTTGTTACAGAGTTAGTTCCAATCACATTCCCGGAAGAGAAACTGGAACCGCCTCCACCTCCCGAAACTAAGATCGTGGATATAATAGAAATAGTAAAAAACGATATAGAGGTGACGGATGATGTTTCTACGGTAGGAGAGGACATGGACGCGACTACTAACATTGTTTGGATACCACCAGTTGTGGAAGCAGAAGAGGTAGAAGAAGATGTAATACATGAACATGTAGAAATCATGCCGGACTTCCCCGGTGGCATGGCTGCTTTGATGAAGTATTTGGGTACAAATATCAAGTATCCGACTATTTCTCAAGAAATGGGTTCGGCAGGAAAAGTGATTGTTCAGTTTGTTGTTGACAAAGACGGAACGATTACGAATCCGGCAGTGGTACGAGGGGTGGATGCCTATTTGGACAAAGAAGCTATCCGTGTGATAAGCTCTATGCCGAAATGGAACCCCGGAGTACAGAATGGCAAGAAAGTTCGAGTGAAATATACTGTGCCTGTGGTATTCAGACTACAGTAG
- a CDS encoding IS66 family transposase, producing the protein MFRECSRCIRQLFFPGDSRQKKRTNNGAGRKTHPECEVETVMVEPDSPDFNPEAATFIGECDVVRYVMEPMRFKKIIYKVRKYVQDEKIYKGSAPATPLLNSQYTSSFIAGLTELRYLHCMPLENAVEYFRAHGFDLDKGTAQKLISKVKVHLENLYRALGPAVVEDNYICGDETYQKVRLQAATPSGRKIKKGYIRVFVGMTTGLVYFFYDDGSRSAEVFEQHIRGFNGAFQCDCYP; encoded by the coding sequence GTGTTCCGGGAGTGTTCACGATGTATTCGGCAACTCTTTTTCCCTGGTGATAGCCGACAGAAGAAACGCACCAACAATGGAGCCGGGAGAAAGACCCATCCCGAGTGCGAGGTGGAGACGGTTATGGTGGAGCCGGACAGTCCGGACTTCAACCCCGAGGCGGCAACGTTCATAGGCGAATGCGATGTTGTGCGCTATGTCATGGAGCCAATGCGCTTCAAGAAAATAATCTACAAGGTACGCAAATATGTGCAGGACGAGAAAATATACAAAGGCTCCGCTCCTGCCACGCCGCTACTCAACTCGCAGTACACTTCTTCCTTTATAGCCGGACTCACCGAGTTACGCTACCTTCATTGTATGCCACTTGAAAATGCAGTCGAATACTTCCGTGCCCACGGCTTCGACCTTGATAAAGGCACGGCACAAAAACTGATCAGCAAGGTAAAGGTTCATCTGGAGAATCTATACAGGGCTCTCGGGCCGGCAGTTGTCGAAGACAATTATATCTGTGGTGACGAGACCTATCAGAAAGTGCGGCTGCAGGCAGCCACTCCCTCGGGCAGGAAGATCAAAAAGGGCTACATCCGGGTGTTCGTCGGAATGACAACCGGGCTTGTGTACTTCTTCTATGACGACGGCTCACGCTCGGCCGAAGTCTTCGAGCAACACATCAGAGGCTTCAACGGAGCGTTCCAATGCGATTGTTACCCCTGA
- a CDS encoding mobilization protein, with product MATKSSIHIKPCNIASSEAHNQRTAEYIRNIGESRIYIVPELSTDNEQWINPDFGTPELRTHYDNIKQMVKEIRPDTTLADVRKFGEECQRRWGITPLQIFLHKDEGHWLNSQLEAEDKESFQIGSRWFKPNYHAHIVFDWMNHETGKSRKLNDEDMATMQTLASDILLMERGQAKAVTGKEHLERNDFIIEKQKAELQRIEETKRHKEQQVSLAEQELKQVKAEIRTDKLKSVATDAATAIASGVSSLFGSGKLKDLEQSNENLRHEIAKRDKGTDELKAKMQQMQEQHSKQIRNIQGIHNQELETKDKEISRLNTILEKAFNWFPLLKEMLRMERLCYTIGFTKDMVNSLLMKREAIRCNGKIYSEEHRRKFDIKNDIFKVEKNPTDNNKLVLTINRQPIGEWFREQWGKLKQSLYNSVQTEKRGRGFRM from the coding sequence ATGGCAACAAAATCAAGCATACATATCAAGCCTTGCAACATCGCATCGAGCGAGGCGCATAACCAAAGGACTGCCGAGTATATACGAAACATCGGGGAGTCCAGAATCTATATCGTTCCCGAACTTTCCACCGACAACGAGCAGTGGATAAATCCCGACTTCGGCACTCCCGAACTGCGAACTCATTATGACAACATCAAACAAATGGTCAAGGAAATCAGACCGGACACCACATTGGCTGATGTACGCAAATTCGGTGAAGAGTGTCAAAGACGCTGGGGCATCACTCCACTACAGATTTTCCTGCACAAAGATGAAGGGCATTGGTTGAACAGTCAGCTGGAAGCGGAAGACAAAGAAAGCTTTCAAATCGGAAGCAGATGGTTCAAGCCGAACTATCATGCTCATATCGTATTTGACTGGATGAACCACGAAACCGGAAAGAGCCGAAAGCTCAATGACGAGGATATGGCAACCATGCAGACCCTTGCTTCCGATATTCTCCTGATGGAACGTGGGCAGGCAAAAGCTGTTACAGGTAAAGAGCATCTGGAACGAAACGACTTCATCATTGAAAAGCAGAAAGCCGAACTGCAACGTATAGAGGAAACCAAGCGACACAAGGAGCAACAGGTAAGCCTTGCCGAGCAGGAACTCAAACAGGTAAAAGCAGAGATACGCACCGACAAGCTCAAAAGTGTAGCCACTGATGCAGCCACAGCCATAGCAAGTGGTGTCAGTTCTCTTTTCGGAAGCGGAAAATTGAAAGATTTGGAACAATCTAACGAGAATTTACGTCATGAAATTGCCAAACGTGACAAGGGCACTGATGAATTAAAAGCCAAGATGCAACAAATGCAGGAACAGCATAGTAAGCAGATTCGTAACATACAAGGAATACATAATCAAGAGCTTGAAACCAAAGACAAGGAAATATCACGATTGAATACCATTCTTGAAAAAGCGTTCAACTGGTTCCCATTACTCAAAGAAATGTTGAGAATGGAAAGACTATGCTATACCATCGGATTTACCAAAGACATGGTAAACAGTCTTTTGATGAAAAGAGAAGCTATCAGATGCAATGGGAAAATCTATTCCGAAGAACACAGACGGAAGTTTGACATCAAAAACGATATTTTCAAAGTTGAAAAAAATCCAACCGACAACAATAAACTCGTTCTAACCATAAACCGACAACCAATAGGCGAATGGTTTAGGGAACAATGGGGAAAATTAAAGCAAAGCTTATATAACTCCGTACAGACAGAGAAGAGAGGCAGAGGATTCAGAATGTAA
- a CDS encoding Crp/Fnr family transcriptional regulator, with translation MDNIIRKIQELYPVSDDSLHLLKYCFKQQTFPAKTIIIQAGRFDNQVYFIEKGITRSYILHNGKEITTWFSMEGDATCGSWDLYRHKAGFEYVETLEETLTYSISIDKLNDLYKSRIDIANWMRVLQQENFLLLQDIHISRLNLSAQERYEKLIKEYPSIFHRVTLGHIASFLGITQPSLSRIRSSR, from the coding sequence ATGGATAATATAATAAGAAAGATACAAGAACTCTATCCTGTTTCGGATGATTCATTGCATCTGCTAAAGTACTGTTTTAAGCAACAGACTTTTCCAGCTAAAACTATCATCATACAAGCTGGTCGTTTTGACAATCAGGTTTATTTTATAGAAAAAGGTATAACACGTTCATATATCCTGCATAATGGAAAAGAAATAACAACATGGTTTTCTATGGAAGGCGATGCGACTTGTGGTTCATGGGATTTATATCGGCACAAAGCAGGATTTGAATATGTAGAAACCTTAGAAGAAACTTTAACCTACTCCATTTCTATAGACAAGTTGAATGATTTATATAAATCCCGTATTGACATTGCCAATTGGATGAGAGTGTTACAGCAAGAAAATTTTCTACTTTTACAGGACATTCATATTTCCCGGCTGAACTTGTCTGCCCAAGAACGTTATGAAAAGTTGATAAAAGAATATCCCAGCATTTTCCACCGAGTGACTTTAGGACATATTGCCTCTTTTTTAGGAATAACACAACCTTCTCTTAGCAGAATCCGGTCAAGCCGATGA
- a CDS encoding NUDIX hydrolase N-terminal domain-containing protein, with protein sequence MNKIVQPQWLEWAKELQFIAQGGLTYSKDVFDIERFERIREIAAEMLSLQSEIPIEKVKNLFCNETGFQTPKLDTRAAIFKDDKILLVKEKNGTWSLPGGWVDINQSIKTNTEKEVKEEAGLNVKAIRIIAIQDRNLHNIPPYAYNVCKVFVLCEIESGYFRPNIETDESAYFGLEELPILAKEKNNEEQIKMCFSAYYDRNWQVLFD encoded by the coding sequence ATGAATAAAATAGTACAACCACAATGGCTTGAATGGGCAAAAGAACTACAATTCATTGCCCAAGGGGGATTGACATACTCCAAAGATGTATTTGATATAGAACGCTTTGAACGCATTAGAGAAATTGCAGCAGAAATGCTTAGTCTGCAAAGTGAAATACCCATAGAAAAAGTAAAGAATCTGTTTTGCAATGAAACAGGATTTCAAACTCCTAAATTAGATACACGAGCTGCTATATTCAAAGATGATAAAATACTGCTTGTGAAAGAGAAAAATGGAACTTGGTCTTTGCCCGGTGGTTGGGTCGATATAAATCAGAGTATCAAGACTAATACAGAAAAAGAAGTAAAAGAAGAAGCAGGATTAAATGTAAAAGCTATCCGGATAATAGCTATACAAGATAGAAATTTGCATAATATTCCCCCCTATGCCTACAATGTTTGTAAAGTTTTTGTTCTTTGTGAGATTGAAAGCGGATATTTCCGACCCAATATTGAAACGGATGAGAGTGCCTATTTCGGATTGGAAGAATTACCTATTCTTGCAAAAGAGAAAAATAACGAAGAACAAATTAAAATGTGCTTTTCAGCTTACTACGATAGAAACTGGCAAGTATTATTTGACTAA
- a CDS encoding HAD family hydrolase translates to MKYKHIVFDIDGTLIDTEYAVINSLIKTITEITGSAPQYESLKFALGITGRNALELLKIPDIEDALKRWDRNMKLLQHTIQPFQGIKECLQSLLSRGYILGIVTSKTYQEYYSDFEPLGLADYFSTIVCADDTDEHKPQAAPLVAYLAKAHVSPENALYIGDSIYDIQCANNAGVDSGLVLWSNNVSNPIRADYYFKTPNDISKIL, encoded by the coding sequence ATGAAATATAAACATATCGTATTCGACATAGACGGTACATTGATAGATACGGAATATGCAGTCATCAACTCTTTAATAAAAACAATTACAGAAATAACAGGAAGCGCACCTCAATATGAAAGTCTGAAATTTGCTTTAGGCATTACCGGAAGAAATGCGTTGGAATTACTCAAAATACCCGACATAGAAGATGCATTGAAACGATGGGATAGGAATATGAAATTGCTCCAGCACACTATTCAACCTTTTCAAGGTATCAAAGAATGCTTGCAATCCCTTTTATCAAGAGGCTATATTTTAGGCATTGTAACCTCCAAAACATATCAAGAATATTATTCTGATTTTGAGCCATTAGGGTTAGCGGACTATTTTTCCACAATTGTATGTGCCGATGATACTGATGAACATAAGCCCCAAGCAGCACCCTTAGTAGCATATTTGGCTAAAGCCCATGTAAGCCCCGAAAACGCTCTCTATATTGGTGATAGTATTTATGATATTCAATGTGCTAACAATGCCGGTGTTGATTCCGGATTGGTTTTATGGAGCAATAATGTATCTAATCCTATACGTGCAGACTATTATTTTAAGACACCCAATGATATAAGTAAAATTCTATAA